The DNA region GCCGCTGGGCACTGAGCCGGTCGATGCGACGACCGTCCAGCAGGATCCGTCCGGACGACACCGGGTGGAGACCCGCGATCATGCGCAGCATCGTGGTCTTCCCCGATCCGGAGGCGCCCAGTACCGCCACCGATTCCCCCGCCTCCACCCGCAGGCCGACGCCGCGGACCACCGAGGTGCCGTCATAACCGCCGGAGACGGCGTCGAGTTCCAGTACCCCGCCGGGGCTGGGATTCCAGGTCATGGCTCGCTCCGCTCGGTCTCGTTCGCCGGACCCGGGGCCACTGTCGCCGCCCCCGGGGTGCGCCCGCCGCCCGCGCCCCAGCCGAACGACCGACTCAGCACGAACGCGGGGATGACGGCCACCACCACCAACATGGCGGCGTACGGGGCCGCCTGCGAATAGGCCGCCACCTCGGTGTGCGACCACATCGCGGTGGCGAGCGTCTCGGTGCCCGTGGGCCGCAGTAGTAGCGTGGCGGGCAGTTCCTTGGCCACGCTGAGGAACACGAGGCTCCCGCCCGCGAGGATCCCCGGCATCGCCAGTGGCGCGACCACCCGCGCGAACGTGCGCAACCGCCCGGAGCCCAGTCCGGCGGAGACATCCTCGAGGCTCACCGGGATGGCACTGACCGACGAGCGCACCACCCCCACCGCGAGCGGCAGGAACAGCACCACGTAGGCGAACACCAGCATCGGTGTCTGCTGGTAGAGGCCCGGCACCAGTCGGATACCCACGAACACCACCGCGAGGCCCACCGTGATGCCCGGGAGCGCGAAGCCGACCTGCGCGACGGTCTCGGTGGCCCGAGCGACGAGCCCGTCCGAGCGTGCCGCGAGGATCCCGATGGGCAGCGCCAGCACGATGGTGGCCAGCGCCGCCACCGCCGAGACCCCGGCGGTCGTGAGGGCGGCCCGGAACACCGGCGCCCACGAGACGTCCACGCTCGCTGCCGCGCGCACCCACCGGGCGAGGCCGACGAGTGGGCCGAACACCCCGCCCGCGAGGATGACGGCGACGACGACGAGGGCGGGCACCTTCAGGCGTCCCAGCGGTAGCCGGGTGGGCGCCGAGTCCACCCCGGCGCCGACCCTCGCGACCTCACCGCGCCTGGCCCGCCGCTCGCCGACCATCACGACCAGGGCCAACACGATGAGGACGCAGGCCAGGACGGCCGCCGGGACGCGGTCGAACGCCGCCCGGTAGGAGTGGTAGATGCCCAGGGTGAACGCCTCGTAGCGGAGCATCGCGACCGCCCCGAAGTCGGACAGCGTGTACAGCGCCACCAGGAGCCCGCCCGCGGCGACGGCCGGTCGGATCTGCCGGAAGGTCACCCCGAACACGGCGCGGGTGGTGCCGTGACCGAGGGTGCGCGCGACCTCCTCCAGTCCCGGGTCCACCCGCCGGAGGGCGGCGGAGGCGGGGAGGAACACGTACGGGTAGCAGGAGATGGTGAGCACCGCGACGGCCCCCGGCAACCCGAGGACCTCCGGGAAGTCGGCCACCCAGAGGTAGCCGAGGACATACGACGGGGTGGCCAGCGGAACGCACAGGAGCGCACCGATGACCGGGGCCCCCGGTAGGTCCGTGCGGACCACGAGCCACGCCATCCCCACCCCGACGATCACGCTGGCGGTGGTGACCAACACGACCAGCACGACGGTGTTGCCGAGGAGGGTCAGCGTCCGACCGGAGCCGAGCACCTCGGCGGCGGACGCCGGGCCGCGTTCGCCCGCCCGGATGACCAGGTAGACCAGCGGGATGAGCGTCGCCGAACACGCCAGCACGGCGGCGGTCCCGAGCAGGGGCCGGCCGCCGCGCAGTCGCGTTAGCAGGTCGATGTCCGGTCCGTCAGATCATGCCGACGCGGGCGAGCATGGCCTGCGTCTGCTCGAGACCGTCCAGCTGACCGAGGTCGATGTCCGGGCCTCCGAGCGTCTCCAGCGGAGGGAGACCGGCCGCATCCGTGGCGATCCCCGGGACCACGGGGTACTCGCTGGTCTCCTCGACGAAGT from Dietzia sp. B32 includes:
- a CDS encoding iron ABC transporter permease — encoded protein: MLACSATLIPLVYLVIRAGERGPASAAEVLGSGRTLTLLGNTVVLVVLVTTASVIVGVGMAWLVVRTDLPGAPVIGALLCVPLATPSYVLGYLWVADFPEVLGLPGAVAVLTISCYPYVFLPASAALRRVDPGLEEVARTLGHGTTRAVFGVTFRQIRPAVAAGGLLVALYTLSDFGAVAMLRYEAFTLGIYHSYRAAFDRVPAAVLACVLIVLALVVMVGERRARRGEVARVGAGVDSAPTRLPLGRLKVPALVVVAVILAGGVFGPLVGLARWVRAAASVDVSWAPVFRAALTTAGVSAVAALATIVLALPIGILAARSDGLVARATETVAQVGFALPGITVGLAVVFVGIRLVPGLYQQTPMLVFAYVVLFLPLAVGVVRSSVSAIPVSLEDVSAGLGSGRLRTFARVVAPLAMPGILAGGSLVFLSVAKELPATLLLRPTGTETLATAMWSHTEVAAYSQAAPYAAMLVVVAVIPAFVLSRSFGWGAGGGRTPGAATVAPGPANETERSEP